In a single window of the Hyalangium gracile genome:
- a CDS encoding TIGR02266 family protein has product MATFSLAALWNGSAIPGHVAGIIEAIDELLPSTQPVEIIIALRENEANLELKLEMSDFPRLEMDRFAWEIKASKGTLVELWKLPKAERDAFRAAAFSGNTITAENYWTAASTIKEHLEAITERGLKKLAPPVGLPHANRPAPATAPAHPKVPVQQPAPALEDEPLSPDAVDEPIEPLEAVEDGEPIEPVEEVEPEAADEPIQPTPTGAELRRNKRFPVNLEMEFRTELDFVREHATNISNGGLFVRSAHRPPIDTIVRVDVKLPNGERLQGDALVVHVVDDPYKGGVGLAFLSDDPTFAETLDRYLASLAG; this is encoded by the coding sequence GTGGCTACTTTCAGTCTCGCAGCGTTGTGGAACGGCTCCGCCATCCCGGGCCATGTGGCCGGCATCATCGAGGCCATCGATGAGCTGCTGCCCTCGACACAGCCGGTCGAGATCATCATCGCGCTGCGCGAGAACGAGGCCAACCTCGAGCTGAAGCTGGAGATGTCCGACTTCCCGCGCCTCGAGATGGACCGGTTCGCCTGGGAAATCAAGGCGAGCAAGGGAACGCTCGTGGAGCTGTGGAAGCTGCCCAAGGCGGAGCGGGATGCCTTCCGCGCCGCCGCCTTCTCCGGCAACACCATCACCGCGGAGAACTACTGGACGGCGGCCAGCACCATCAAGGAGCACCTGGAGGCCATCACCGAGCGGGGCCTGAAGAAGCTGGCGCCTCCGGTGGGCCTGCCGCACGCCAACCGGCCCGCCCCCGCGACGGCGCCGGCCCATCCCAAGGTGCCGGTGCAGCAGCCGGCCCCGGCGCTCGAGGACGAGCCGCTGTCGCCCGACGCCGTGGACGAGCCCATCGAGCCGCTGGAGGCGGTGGAGGACGGCGAGCCCATCGAGCCGGTGGAGGAGGTGGAGCCCGAGGCTGCCGACGAGCCCATCCAGCCGACGCCGACAGGCGCGGAGCTGCGCCGCAACAAGCGCTTCCCCGTCAACCTGGAGATGGAGTTCCGCACGGAGCTGGACTTCGTGCGCGAGCACGCGACGAACATCTCCAACGGCGGCCTCTTCGTGCGCAGCGCCCACCGGCCGCCCATCGACACCATCGTCCGGGTGGACGTGAAGCTGCCCAACGGCGAGCGGCTCCAGGGAGACGCCCTGGTGGTGCACGTGGTGGACGATCCTTATAAGGGAGGCGTGGGGCTCGCGTTCCTCAGCGACGACCCCACCTTCGCGGAGACGCTGGACCGGTACCTGGCGAGCCTGGCCGGCTGA
- a CDS encoding M14 family metallopeptidase yields MLLPSLLTLLLAQAPLTTTAERSNWARTGRYAEVESLCRDFPKAFPGKVRCETFGTTPEGRPMLALVASSDGTLTAAANAKKGRPVVFFQGGIHSGEIDGKDAGFWLLRDVLSGKALPGVLGQVTAVFVPVFNIDGHERFGPNNRPNQVGPEEMGWRVTAQNLNLNRDYTKADAPEMVALLTFLHAWNPLFYIDLHVTDGAKFEHDVSVTIEPLRSGPEPLRALGVKMQEAIVSGLSAQGHLPVTFYPSFIQDEDPSSGFAQGVAPPRFSQAYWALHNRFGMLVETHSWKPYAQRVKATRNVLEGSLRFVAGNAAAMQAAVKAADAAAEAGQVREVTLAWKHTDKSHPIEFRGYAYTFEPSPISGQKVVRYDDTKPQVWKVPLFDEVRPVLTVPLPKSGYVVPAAHAAWMEPKLRAHGLRFQRLEKEVPAAQVEAFRATEVKFTPQSYEGRQVLSVKGAWKPETQALTAGSLYVPVAQPGVALLGHLLEPSGPDSLLAWGFFNPHFEQKEYIEDYVLEPYARELLAKDAAVKAAWEARLKEPAFAADPRARMRFFYERHPTYDARFNLYPVFRLDAPPPGLRSGR; encoded by the coding sequence ATGCTCCTGCCCTCCCTCCTCACGCTCCTGCTCGCCCAGGCTCCCCTCACCACCACCGCCGAGCGCTCCAACTGGGCTCGCACTGGCCGCTACGCCGAGGTGGAGTCCCTCTGCCGTGACTTCCCCAAGGCCTTCCCCGGCAAGGTGCGCTGCGAGACGTTCGGCACCACGCCCGAGGGCCGCCCGATGCTCGCGCTCGTCGCCAGCTCGGATGGCACCCTCACCGCCGCCGCCAACGCGAAGAAGGGCCGCCCCGTCGTCTTCTTTCAGGGCGGCATCCACTCCGGAGAGATCGACGGCAAGGACGCCGGCTTCTGGCTGCTGAGGGACGTGCTCTCGGGCAAGGCACTGCCGGGAGTGCTCGGCCAGGTGACGGCGGTCTTCGTCCCCGTCTTCAACATCGACGGCCACGAGCGCTTCGGCCCCAACAACCGCCCCAACCAGGTGGGCCCCGAGGAGATGGGCTGGCGCGTCACCGCCCAGAACCTCAACCTCAACCGCGACTACACGAAGGCAGACGCCCCGGAGATGGTGGCCCTGCTCACCTTCCTCCACGCGTGGAATCCGCTCTTCTACATCGACCTCCACGTCACGGACGGCGCCAAGTTCGAGCACGACGTCTCCGTCACCATCGAGCCGCTGCGCAGCGGCCCCGAGCCCCTGCGCGCGCTCGGGGTGAAGATGCAGGAGGCGATCGTCTCGGGGCTCTCGGCCCAGGGGCACCTCCCCGTCACCTTCTACCCCTCCTTCATCCAGGACGAGGACCCCTCGTCCGGCTTCGCCCAGGGCGTGGCGCCCCCGCGCTTCAGCCAGGCGTACTGGGCCCTGCACAACCGCTTCGGGATGCTGGTGGAGACCCACTCGTGGAAGCCGTACGCCCAGCGCGTTAAGGCCACGCGCAACGTCCTCGAAGGCTCCCTGCGATTCGTGGCTGGCAACGCCGCCGCCATGCAGGCCGCGGTGAAGGCGGCGGACGCGGCGGCCGAGGCGGGACAGGTGCGCGAGGTGACGCTCGCCTGGAAGCACACCGACAAGAGCCACCCCATCGAGTTCCGCGGCTACGCCTACACCTTCGAGCCCTCGCCCATCTCCGGCCAGAAGGTGGTGCGGTATGACGACACGAAGCCGCAGGTGTGGAAGGTGCCGCTGTTCGACGAGGTGCGCCCCGTCCTCACCGTCCCGCTGCCGAAGAGCGGCTATGTGGTGCCCGCCGCCCACGCCGCGTGGATGGAGCCCAAGCTGCGCGCCCACGGCCTGCGCTTCCAGCGCCTGGAGAAGGAGGTGCCCGCCGCCCAGGTGGAGGCGTTCCGCGCCACGGAGGTGAAGTTCACCCCCCAGTCCTACGAGGGCCGCCAGGTGCTCAGCGTGAAGGGCGCCTGGAAGCCAGAGACGCAGGCCCTGACGGCGGGCTCGCTCTACGTGCCGGTGGCGCAGCCGGGGGTGGCGCTGCTCGGCCACCTGCTGGAGCCGTCCGGCCCGGACTCGCTGCTGGCCTGGGGGTTCTTCAACCCCCACTTCGAGCAGAAGGAGTACATCGAGGACTACGTGCTGGAGCCCTACGCCCGCGAATTGCTGGCCAAGGACGCCGCAGTGAAGGCCGCCTGGGAGGCGCGCCTGAAGGAGCCGGCCTTCGCGGCGGATCCGCGCGCCCGCATGCGCTTCTTCTACGAGCGCCATCCCACCTACGACGCCCGCTTCAACCTCTACCCCGTCTTCCGCCTGGACGCCCCGCCCCCCGGACTGCGCTCCGGACGGTGA
- a CDS encoding MBL fold metallo-hydrolase, translating into MAPRFKNLDGSIPHRFDTVFKWAVTDKLTGRRRKSPSRASVPRIEPDLTALATPPAPGEGARLTWLGHASWLVQLDGVSLLIDPVLRDAINVVIRRNVPPGVPPEKLPPIAASLVSHNHYDHLDMPSLEAVRAPIVTGLGHAKLFRGRRGMPCTELDWWGSTKVGPVTVHYVPSQHWSRRALADANEMLWGGFVIEGSSSRLYHSGDTAYFEGFKEIGRRHPGIDAAMLPIGAYDPAWFMSKQHMNPEEAVQAFEDLGASRFLAMHWGTFKLTDEPLDEPPQRLDTEWNRRNWPREKLHVLAVGESLTVRQR; encoded by the coding sequence ATGGCGCCGCGCTTCAAGAACCTCGACGGCAGTATCCCGCACCGCTTCGACACTGTCTTCAAGTGGGCGGTGACGGACAAGCTCACCGGCCGCCGGCGCAAGTCCCCGAGCCGGGCCTCCGTCCCCCGCATCGAGCCGGACCTCACCGCCCTGGCCACTCCGCCCGCTCCAGGCGAGGGCGCGCGCCTCACCTGGCTCGGGCATGCCAGCTGGCTCGTGCAGCTCGACGGCGTCTCCCTCCTCATCGATCCGGTGCTGCGCGACGCCATCAACGTCGTCATCCGCCGCAACGTGCCTCCGGGCGTGCCCCCGGAGAAGCTGCCTCCCATCGCCGCCAGCCTCGTCTCCCACAATCACTACGATCACCTGGACATGCCCTCGCTGGAGGCCGTCCGCGCGCCCATCGTCACCGGGCTGGGCCACGCGAAGCTCTTCCGCGGCCGCCGTGGCATGCCCTGCACCGAGCTGGACTGGTGGGGCTCCACGAAGGTGGGCCCCGTCACCGTCCACTACGTCCCCTCGCAGCACTGGAGCCGCCGCGCCCTGGCCGACGCCAACGAGATGCTCTGGGGCGGCTTCGTCATCGAGGGCTCCAGTTCCCGCCTCTACCACTCCGGCGACACCGCCTACTTCGAGGGCTTCAAGGAGATCGGCCGCCGCCACCCCGGCATCGACGCGGCCATGCTCCCCATCGGTGCGTATGATCCGGCGTGGTTCATGAGCAAGCAGCACATGAACCCCGAGGAGGCCGTGCAGGCCTTCGAGGACCTGGGCGCTTCCCGCTTCCTCGCCATGCACTGGGGCACCTTCAAGCTCACCGACGAGCCGCTCGACGAGCCTCCCCAGCGCCTGGACACGGAGTGGAACCGCCGCAACTGGCCGCGCGAGAAGCTCCACGTGCTCGCCGTGGGCGAGAGCCTCACTGTTCGGCAGCGCTGA
- a CDS encoding sensor histidine kinase translates to MPPPPGITRKLLFAFGALVALFAAASVFALGRLTEIHDGSHALQSASGRVRTALELATAVRDEYAHLAHTIILGNDSHARFHAEARARVEELTRRLQEQAQDAEERAWVADIQESGDALDRLFRETLLPAVVARDHAAVTAAHGRALELVALIQARADALARRFDTSIGSFAEHVGAVEHTSFLWALLFLGGATLFAAGVGLYIGNSVARPVARLTEGASRLAQGDLNTRIPEGEPDEFGRLAAQFNRMTEALRAHQEQLVQHEKLAGIGRLAAGVAHEINNPLGVILGYVRLLERKAEGPLAEDLKVVEEEAVRCQEIVEGLLDLARPGRLAVEQVALREVCDEVVARLQESTRLGDVKVQVEGDASAWVHPQRVRQVLFNLVKNAAEAAGSGGRVAVRIEGRTDGGATVAVSDSGPGVKPEDRSRLFEPFFTTKTSGTGLGLAVSQAIAHAHGGRIEADTGPLGGARFTLHLPPAGEGA, encoded by the coding sequence ATGCCTCCCCCTCCTGGAATCACCCGCAAGCTGCTGTTCGCCTTCGGGGCGCTGGTGGCGCTGTTCGCCGCCGCGTCCGTGTTCGCGCTTGGCCGCCTGACGGAGATCCACGATGGGTCGCACGCCCTTCAGTCAGCCAGCGGACGGGTCCGCACCGCGCTGGAGCTCGCCACGGCCGTGCGGGATGAGTACGCCCACCTGGCGCACACCATCATCCTCGGCAACGACAGCCACGCCCGCTTCCATGCCGAGGCCCGAGCCCGCGTCGAGGAGCTCACCCGTCGCCTCCAGGAGCAGGCGCAGGACGCCGAGGAGCGCGCCTGGGTTGCAGACATCCAGGAGTCCGGTGATGCGCTGGATCGCCTCTTCCGCGAGACGCTGCTTCCCGCCGTCGTCGCCAGGGACCATGCCGCGGTGACGGCCGCACATGGCCGGGCGCTGGAGCTCGTCGCCCTCATCCAGGCCCGAGCCGATGCGCTGGCCCGAAGGTTCGATACGTCCATCGGCTCGTTCGCCGAGCACGTGGGCGCGGTGGAGCACACCAGCTTCCTGTGGGCGCTGCTGTTCCTCGGTGGCGCCACGCTCTTCGCGGCGGGTGTGGGGCTCTACATCGGAAACTCCGTGGCCCGCCCCGTGGCCCGGCTCACCGAGGGCGCCTCCCGGCTGGCCCAGGGAGACCTGAACACCCGCATCCCCGAGGGCGAGCCGGATGAGTTTGGTCGGCTCGCCGCCCAGTTCAACCGGATGACCGAGGCCCTGCGCGCTCACCAGGAGCAGCTCGTCCAGCACGAGAAGCTCGCGGGCATCGGCCGGCTGGCCGCGGGCGTGGCGCACGAGATCAACAACCCGCTCGGCGTCATCCTCGGCTACGTGCGCCTGCTGGAGCGCAAGGCCGAGGGCCCGCTCGCCGAGGACCTCAAGGTCGTGGAGGAGGAGGCCGTCCGCTGCCAGGAGATCGTCGAGGGGCTGCTGGATCTGGCTCGGCCGGGACGCCTGGCGGTGGAGCAGGTAGCCCTGCGCGAGGTCTGCGATGAAGTCGTGGCGCGGCTCCAGGAATCTACCCGGCTGGGAGATGTGAAGGTGCAGGTGGAGGGAGACGCCTCCGCCTGGGTCCACCCGCAGCGGGTGCGTCAGGTGCTCTTCAACCTGGTGAAGAACGCCGCCGAGGCCGCGGGCTCGGGCGGCCGCGTGGCCGTGCGCATCGAGGGCCGCACGGACGGCGGCGCCACCGTGGCTGTCTCGGACTCCGGGCCGGGGGTGAAGCCGGAGGACCGCTCGCGCCTGTTCGAGCCCTTCTTCACGACAAAAACCTCGGGGACGGGGCTGGGGCTCGCGGTGAGCCAGGCCATCGCCCACGCGCACGGCGGGCGCATCGAGGCGGACACGGGGCCACTGGGCGGAGCGCGCTTCACGCTCCACCTGCCGCCCGCGGGGGAGGGCGCATGA
- a CDS encoding sigma-54-dependent transcriptional regulator: MSDTGKPSVLVVDDKENMLKLFSRILGDAYAVTTAGDGERALALVASREFDVVVTDIQMPGADGFAVLREVKRRAPATEVVLVTAYASIPKAVEAMREGAYDYLAKPFDPDEVALVVARALERRRQRRQAEGLKEQLATAPDFHGLLGTSGAMRQTCALLAQGAARDFTVLLTGETGTGKELAARAVHAESPRRGGSFVAVNCGALPAELVESELFGHAKGAFTGATVAKAGLFEEARGGTLFLDEVGELPSAMQVKLNRALQEKEVRRVGTTQPVKVDVRVVAATHRDLQAEVTAGRFREDLYYRLNVFTVRMPALRERREDIPLLAMHFLARGGRSLEGFTPEALRALVGYAWPGNVRQLENAVARAVAVTQGPRIRLEDLPPELAGVTAGALPTESLAKMPYREAVDSARDAVSRDYLVALMQEFAGNVTHAAERAGMERESLHRLLKRYGVRSEDFKHGDQRQ; the protein is encoded by the coding sequence ATGAGCGACACGGGCAAGCCGAGTGTCCTGGTGGTGGATGACAAGGAGAACATGCTCAAGCTGTTCTCCCGCATCCTCGGGGACGCCTACGCGGTGACCACGGCGGGGGACGGAGAGCGGGCGCTGGCGCTGGTGGCCTCGCGCGAGTTCGACGTGGTGGTGACGGACATCCAGATGCCCGGCGCGGACGGCTTCGCGGTGCTGCGAGAGGTGAAGCGGCGCGCTCCCGCCACGGAGGTGGTGCTCGTCACGGCCTACGCCAGCATCCCCAAGGCCGTGGAGGCCATGCGCGAGGGCGCCTACGACTACCTGGCCAAGCCGTTCGATCCGGACGAGGTGGCGCTGGTGGTGGCCCGAGCCCTGGAGCGGCGCCGGCAGCGGCGGCAGGCCGAGGGGCTCAAGGAGCAGCTGGCCACGGCGCCGGACTTCCACGGCCTGCTGGGCACCAGCGGGGCGATGCGGCAGACGTGCGCGCTCCTGGCCCAGGGCGCGGCGCGGGACTTCACCGTGCTGCTCACCGGAGAGACGGGTACGGGCAAGGAGCTGGCGGCGAGAGCCGTCCACGCCGAGAGCCCCCGCCGCGGTGGCTCCTTCGTGGCGGTGAACTGCGGCGCACTGCCCGCCGAGCTCGTGGAGAGCGAGCTGTTCGGCCACGCCAAGGGCGCCTTCACGGGAGCCACCGTCGCCAAGGCCGGCCTCTTCGAGGAGGCCCGGGGCGGCACGCTCTTCCTGGACGAGGTGGGCGAGCTGCCCTCGGCCATGCAGGTGAAGCTCAACCGCGCGCTGCAGGAGAAGGAGGTGCGCCGCGTGGGCACCACCCAGCCGGTGAAGGTGGACGTGCGAGTCGTGGCGGCCACCCACCGCGACCTCCAGGCCGAGGTGACCGCGGGCCGCTTCCGGGAGGACCTCTACTACCGCCTCAACGTCTTCACCGTCCGCATGCCCGCCCTGCGCGAGCGGCGCGAGGACATCCCTCTGCTGGCCATGCACTTCCTCGCCCGGGGAGGCCGCTCACTGGAGGGCTTCACGCCCGAGGCGCTGCGGGCGCTGGTGGGCTACGCGTGGCCGGGCAACGTCCGGCAGCTCGAGAACGCCGTGGCGCGCGCCGTCGCCGTCACCCAGGGCCCCCGCATCCGCCTCGAGGACCTGCCCCCCGAGCTCGCCGGAGTGACGGCCGGGGCCCTGCCCACCGAGAGCCTGGCGAAGATGCCCTACCGCGAGGCGGTGGACAGCGCCCGGGATGCCGTGTCCCGCGACTACCTCGTGGCGCTGATGCAGGAATTCGCCGGGAATGTCACCCACGCCGCCGAGCGCGCCGGCATGGAGCGCGAGAGCCTCCACCGGCTCCTCAAGCGCTACGGCGTGCGCTCGGAGGACTTCAAGCACGGCGATCAACGCCAATGA
- a CDS encoding D-alanyl-D-alanine carboxypeptidase family protein, whose protein sequence is MTAVSPLQSTRAVSLAAPRAADPVLRQGSKGAAVTQLQNLLRGKGYNIAADGDFGPKTSAAVKSFQSSRGLVADGVVGPKTWAALRSGGVSNPPSGGGKQVTAYVQGRPSTITVQPVGNGQYLRADAARNFKAMQSAARAAGINLTATSGFRTMEQQRVLYQKYLNGTGNKAAKPGYSNHQNGISMDIGGVGGYNTKAYNWLKNNAARYGFKNDVAGEHWHWTYKGGGVA, encoded by the coding sequence ATGACCGCCGTGAGCCCCCTTCAGTCCACCCGAGCCGTCTCCCTGGCCGCCCCCCGCGCGGCGGATCCCGTCCTCCGCCAGGGCTCCAAGGGCGCCGCGGTGACGCAGCTGCAGAACCTGCTGCGCGGCAAGGGCTACAACATCGCCGCGGACGGGGACTTCGGCCCCAAGACGAGCGCGGCGGTGAAGAGCTTCCAGTCCTCGCGCGGCCTGGTCGCCGACGGCGTGGTGGGCCCCAAGACGTGGGCGGCGCTGCGCTCGGGCGGCGTGTCCAATCCTCCCTCGGGCGGTGGCAAGCAGGTGACGGCGTACGTGCAGGGCCGGCCCTCCACCATCACCGTGCAGCCGGTGGGTAACGGCCAGTACCTGCGCGCGGATGCGGCGCGCAACTTCAAGGCCATGCAGTCGGCCGCTCGGGCCGCCGGCATCAACCTCACGGCCACCAGCGGCTTCCGCACCATGGAGCAGCAGCGGGTGCTCTACCAGAAGTACCTCAACGGCACCGGCAACAAGGCCGCCAAGCCCGGCTACTCCAACCACCAGAACGGTATCTCCATGGATATCGGCGGCGTCGGTGGCTACAACACCAAGGCTTACAACTGGCTGAAGAACAACGCGGCCCGCTACGGCTTCAAGAACGACGTGGCCGGCGAGCACTGGCACTGGACGTACAAGGGCGGTGGCGTGGCGTAG
- a CDS encoding DUF47 domain-containing protein yields the protein MLQKLMPKSDEFFDDFDAQCAATVEGTRMLHALLSDYRDVAARVQALKDVEHKGDEVTHTAFNRLHQQFITPFDRAQIHSLLSRIDDVLDLTNAAASRLHYYEIETSLPDATELSRLLVQSAEKVREVVAALRHIKQPQQILAGCRDIKKLESQADEVLRAGVGRLFKSGVDPLTIIKWKEIYDLIETATDKCLGVANVIEGVVLEHS from the coding sequence ATGCTCCAGAAGTTGATGCCCAAGTCGGACGAGTTCTTCGATGACTTCGATGCCCAGTGCGCGGCGACCGTGGAGGGCACACGGATGCTGCACGCGCTGCTCAGCGACTACCGGGACGTCGCCGCGCGCGTGCAGGCGCTCAAGGACGTGGAGCACAAGGGCGACGAGGTGACGCACACCGCCTTCAACCGGCTCCACCAGCAGTTCATCACCCCGTTCGATCGGGCGCAGATCCACTCGCTGCTGTCTCGCATCGACGACGTGTTGGACCTGACCAACGCGGCGGCCTCGCGGCTGCACTACTACGAGATCGAGACCAGCCTGCCGGATGCCACGGAGCTGTCGCGGCTGCTGGTGCAGAGCGCGGAGAAGGTCCGCGAGGTGGTGGCGGCGCTGCGGCACATCAAGCAGCCGCAGCAGATCCTCGCCGGCTGCCGGGACATCAAGAAGCTGGAGTCCCAGGCGGACGAGGTGCTGCGCGCCGGAGTGGGCCGGCTCTTCAAGAGCGGCGTGGATCCCCTGACCATCATCAAGTGGAAGGAGATCTACGATCTCATCGAGACCGCCACCGACAAGTGCCTCGGCGTCGCCAACGTCATCGAGGGCGTGGTCCTGGAGCACTCCTGA
- a CDS encoding inorganic phosphate transporter, with the protein MLLTAVIVIVAVALIFDFINGFHDAANSIATVVSTRVLSPNLAVAWAAFFNFIAAFGGGVKVANTMGKGIINFDMLRAAGSHSVLMVIFSALMGAIAWNLLTWWWGLPSSSSHALAGGMIGATLPVLGFSGLVGSGIAKIAAFIVLSPVMGVLLGTLLMLASTWTVHRQTPLKVDTWFRRLQLVSSAIFSYSHGTNDAQKVMGIIAVVLFGTIWKDREFHIDTWMILSCHAAIALGTFFGGWRIIKTMGHSLTKLAPIGGFSAETGGGVTIIFLAKLGIPVSTTHTITGAIVGVGATKGWRAVKWGVAGRIIWAWVFTIPASAAAALLVYGITWVVVKLVG; encoded by the coding sequence ATGCTGCTTACCGCTGTCATCGTCATCGTCGCGGTCGCGCTCATCTTCGACTTCATCAACGGCTTTCACGACGCGGCCAACTCCATCGCCACGGTGGTGTCCACGCGCGTGCTGTCGCCGAACCTGGCGGTGGCCTGGGCGGCCTTCTTCAACTTCATCGCGGCGTTCGGCGGTGGGGTGAAGGTGGCCAACACGATGGGCAAGGGCATCATCAACTTCGACATGCTGCGCGCCGCGGGCTCTCACTCGGTGTTGATGGTCATCTTCTCGGCGCTGATGGGCGCCATCGCGTGGAACCTGCTGACGTGGTGGTGGGGGCTGCCGTCCTCCTCGTCGCACGCGCTGGCGGGGGGGATGATCGGCGCCACGCTGCCGGTGCTCGGCTTCTCCGGGCTGGTGGGCTCGGGCATCGCGAAGATCGCCGCCTTCATCGTGCTCTCGCCGGTGATGGGCGTGCTGCTGGGCACGCTGCTGATGCTGGCGAGCACCTGGACGGTGCACCGCCAGACGCCCCTCAAGGTGGACACGTGGTTCCGGCGGTTGCAGCTCGTCTCGTCCGCCATCTTCTCGTACAGCCACGGCACCAATGACGCGCAGAAGGTGATGGGCATCATCGCCGTGGTGCTCTTCGGCACCATCTGGAAGGACCGGGAGTTCCACATCGACACGTGGATGATCCTCTCCTGCCACGCGGCCATCGCGCTGGGGACGTTCTTCGGCGGCTGGCGCATCATCAAGACGATGGGCCACAGCCTGACGAAGCTGGCGCCCATCGGCGGCTTCAGCGCGGAGACGGGCGGCGGCGTCACCATCATCTTCCTGGCGAAGCTGGGCATCCCCGTGTCCACCACGCACACCATTACGGGTGCCATCGTCGGGGTGGGCGCCACCAAGGGCTGGCGCGCGGTGAAGTGGGGCGTGGCCGGCCGCATCATCTGGGCCTGGGTGTTCACCATCCCCGCCTCGGCGGCGGCGGCCCTGCTCGTCTACGGGATTACCTGGGTGGTGGTGAAGCTGGTGGGGTAG
- a CDS encoding TolC family protein: MLAVSATLTLFLAAAPVPEGGGWTLGQLVGEALAKSPEVAAARAEETGAEGELAADSRWVRQNPQLEVEYGTDAVTQDEGERRLSVSISQQLEVAGQRGLRVERAEAALAAAKARRRAVELSVAREAADAAAEVARREALVKLAEDVLAAARALEEATARRFSAGDVSELERNTAALERARAEARAAQARAELASARASVNRLLGRPASAALSVALEAVAVEPPVEPPELVAARAEAEAAQAEVKLLRRERIPDPTVSLGYEREREREEHLTGPDLHSGAMVVARLSLPLPLWNRNQGELAAARARQAVREAEREGREREVAAERVSARESFEAARTAEAALTAALPGIERNLSLVQRAYEAGELGLDALLLARERAFSARGEAIDAAAALARARAALLRASGRLPTGEVPR, from the coding sequence ATGCTCGCCGTGTCCGCCACCCTCACGCTCTTCCTGGCTGCCGCCCCCGTCCCCGAGGGAGGGGGCTGGACGCTCGGTCAGCTCGTGGGCGAGGCGCTGGCGAAGAGCCCCGAGGTGGCGGCGGCGCGCGCGGAGGAGACGGGCGCCGAGGGTGAGCTGGCGGCTGACTCCCGATGGGTGCGTCAGAATCCGCAGCTCGAGGTGGAGTACGGCACCGATGCGGTGACACAGGATGAGGGGGAGCGCAGGCTGTCCGTCTCGATCAGCCAGCAGCTGGAGGTGGCCGGGCAGCGAGGCTTGAGGGTGGAGCGGGCGGAGGCTGCGCTCGCGGCGGCGAAGGCTCGGCGGCGTGCGGTGGAGCTGAGCGTGGCGCGCGAGGCGGCGGACGCGGCGGCGGAGGTGGCTCGGCGCGAGGCGCTCGTGAAGCTGGCGGAGGACGTGCTCGCGGCGGCCCGGGCGCTGGAGGAGGCCACGGCGCGGCGCTTCTCGGCGGGAGATGTCTCGGAGCTGGAGCGCAACACGGCGGCGCTGGAGCGGGCTCGAGCCGAGGCGCGTGCCGCGCAGGCCCGCGCGGAGCTGGCCTCGGCCCGGGCTTCGGTGAACCGGCTGCTCGGGCGCCCGGCCAGCGCGGCGCTCTCGGTGGCGCTGGAGGCCGTGGCTGTCGAGCCGCCGGTGGAGCCTCCGGAACTGGTGGCCGCGCGAGCCGAGGCCGAGGCGGCTCAGGCGGAGGTGAAGCTGCTGCGCCGTGAGCGCATCCCAGACCCGACCGTGAGCCTCGGGTACGAGCGGGAGCGCGAGCGCGAGGAGCACCTCACCGGGCCGGATCTCCACTCGGGCGCGATGGTGGTGGCGCGCCTCTCCCTGCCGCTGCCGCTGTGGAACCGTAATCAGGGAGAGCTGGCGGCGGCTCGGGCCCGGCAGGCGGTGCGTGAGGCGGAGCGGGAAGGGCGGGAGCGTGAGGTGGCGGCGGAGCGGGTTTCCGCGCGCGAGAGCTTCGAGGCAGCTCGGACCGCCGAGGCCGCGCTCACGGCCGCGCTGCCCGGCATCGAGCGCAACCTGTCCCTCGTCCAGCGCGCCTACGAGGCGGGAGAGCTGGGGCTGGATGCACTCCTGCTCGCCCGGGAGCGGGCCTTCTCCGCGCGAGGCGAGGCCATCGACGCCGCGGCGGCACTTGCCCGCGCCCGAGCCGCCCTGCTGCGCGCTTCGGGCCGACTGCCCACGGGGGAGGTTCCACGATGA